A single region of the Glycine max cultivar Williams 82 chromosome 20, Glycine_max_v4.0, whole genome shotgun sequence genome encodes:
- the LOC100789012 gene encoding CASP-like protein 5B3, whose protein sequence is MKDFPGTPGTGLGLALRISQFVFAAGSIASMATTPSFFNFTAFCYLIASMGLLVIWSFVLALLDAYALVKKKVLHNAVLVSLFVVGDWVTATLSLAAASSSAGITVLYFNDLGHCHFGEECQKYQISVALAFLSWFPISISSLIMLWLLAAG, encoded by the exons atgaaggatttccCTGGGACACCGGGCACTGGTCTTGGTTTGGCTCTAAGGATATCACAGTTCGTTTTTGCTGCTGGATCAATTGCTTCCATGGCTACCACTCCCAGTTTCTTTAACTTTACGGCTTTTTG TTACTTGATAGCTTCAATGGGTTTACTAGTCATTTGGAGTTTTGTGCTTGCTTTATTGGATGCATATGCCTTGGTGAAAAAAAAGGTCCTCCACAACGCTGTACTGGTTAGCCTCTTTGTAGTTGGAGATTGG GTAACAGCAACACTATCTCTAGCTGCAGCGTCTTCCTCAGCTGGCATCACGGTTTTATACTTTAATGATCTGGGACACTGCCATTTTGGAGAGGAATGCCAAAAGTACCAGATTTCAGTAGCATTAGCCTTCTTGAGCTGGTTCCCAATTTCAATATCATCCCTAATCATGCTTTGGCTATTAGCTGCAGGGTAG
- the LOC100789540 gene encoding WAT1-related protein At5g07050 isoform X2 codes for MAQKRVSHVLVCRELKPHLLMVIVQVGYTFLYFITEASFNHGMSPHVYVTYRHILAAAMMFPFAYFLERNARPKLTFALFMEIFVLSLLGVSVTLNMYFASLNYTNPTFVASMVNTIASLTFIIAVALGFEVLDLRNPRGIAKVIGTMISLAGVLIMTLYKGPVMRNLWHPLIHIPGKSAAINEDWLKGSILTVSSCVTWSVWYIMQKSIKR; via the exons ATGGCACAGAAAAGAGTTTCTCATGTGCTTGTATGCAGAGAGTTAAAGCCACACCTGCTAATGGTCATAGTCCAGGTGGGCTATACCTTCTTATATTTCATCACTGAAGCCTCCTTCAATCATGGTATGAGCCCTCATGTGTACGTAACCTATCGGCATATTCTGGCTGCGGCTATGATGTTCCCTTTTGCATACTTTTTGGAGAG AAATGCAAGACCAAAGCTGACATTTGCTCTTTTCATGGAAATTTTTGTGCTTTCTCTGTTAGG GGTTAGTGTGACTCTTAATATGTACTTTGCAAGCCTGAACTACACAAATCCGACCTTTGTTGCTTCCATGGTCAACACCATAGCTTCCCTTACCTTCATCATTGCAGTGGCACTCGG GTTTGAGGTTCTTGATCTTCGAAATCCTCGTGGTATAGCAAAAGTTATTGGGACCATGATCTCCTTAGCTGGAGTTTTGATCATGACACTGTACAAAGGACCAGTTATGAGAAATTTATGGCATCCTCTAATCCATATTCCAGGGAAAAGTGCTGCTATAAATGAAGACTGGTTAAAGGGTTCAATTCTTACGGTTTCAAGTTGTGTTACATGGTCTGTATGGTACATTATGCAG AAGTCAATTAAGCGCTAA
- the LOC100789540 gene encoding WAT1-related protein At5g07050 isoform X1: MAQKRVSHVLVCRELKPHLLMVIVQVGYTFLYFITEASFNHGMSPHVYVTYRHILAAAMMFPFAYFLERNARPKLTFALFMEIFVLSLLGVSVTLNMYFASLNYTNPTFVASMVNTIASLTFIIAVALGFEVLDLRNPRGIAKVIGTMISLAGVLIMTLYKGPVMRNLWHPLIHIPGKSAAINEDWLKGSILTVSSCVTWSVWYIMQESSSLPSVDGGASTKKIGEPKWN, translated from the exons ATGGCACAGAAAAGAGTTTCTCATGTGCTTGTATGCAGAGAGTTAAAGCCACACCTGCTAATGGTCATAGTCCAGGTGGGCTATACCTTCTTATATTTCATCACTGAAGCCTCCTTCAATCATGGTATGAGCCCTCATGTGTACGTAACCTATCGGCATATTCTGGCTGCGGCTATGATGTTCCCTTTTGCATACTTTTTGGAGAG AAATGCAAGACCAAAGCTGACATTTGCTCTTTTCATGGAAATTTTTGTGCTTTCTCTGTTAGG GGTTAGTGTGACTCTTAATATGTACTTTGCAAGCCTGAACTACACAAATCCGACCTTTGTTGCTTCCATGGTCAACACCATAGCTTCCCTTACCTTCATCATTGCAGTGGCACTCGG GTTTGAGGTTCTTGATCTTCGAAATCCTCGTGGTATAGCAAAAGTTATTGGGACCATGATCTCCTTAGCTGGAGTTTTGATCATGACACTGTACAAAGGACCAGTTATGAGAAATTTATGGCATCCTCTAATCCATATTCCAGGGAAAAGTGCTGCTATAAATGAAGACTGGTTAAAGGGTTCAATTCTTACGGTTTCAAGTTGTGTTACATGGTCTGTATGGTACATTATGCAG GAGAGCAGTTCCTTACCATCAGTGGATGGCGGagcttcaacaaaaaaaattggggaGCCAAAATggaattaa
- the LOC100790069 gene encoding electron transfer flavoprotein subunit beta, mitochondrial, which produces MTMKIMVAIKRVVDYAVKIRVKADKTGVVSQNVKMSMNPFCEIALEEALRIRESGLASEVVAVTMGPSQSLDTLRTGLAMGADRGIHVDSSASLYPLSVAKILRKLVEIEKPALLILGKQAIDDDCNQTGQMIAGLLNWPQGTFASKVVLDKEKQVATVDREVDDGIETVCLNLPAVITTDLRLNQPRYATLPNIMKAKSKPIKKFTPEELNVEIKSDLEIVQVTEPPKRKAGVILSSVDELIDKLKHEANVI; this is translated from the exons ATGACGATGAAGATAATGGTAGCGATAAAGCGAGTGGTGGACTACGCCGTGAAAATCAGGGTGAAGGCAGACAAGACAGGGGTGGTGAGCCAGAACGTGAAAATGTCGATGAACCCCTTCTGCGAGATCGCTCTCGAAGAAGCCCTTCGCATCAGAGAGTCTGGCTTGGCCTCCGAGGTTGTCGCCGTCACCATGGGACCCTCTCAATCTCTCGACACTCTCCGAACCGGCCTTGCCATGGGAGCCGACAGAGGCATCCACGTCGACTCCTCTGCTTCCCTCTACCCTCTCTCTGTTgccaaaattttgagaaaactcgTCGAGATTGAGAAACCCGCTCTTCTCATCCTTGGCAAACAG gccattgatgatgattgcAATCAAACTGGGCAGATGATAGCAGGACTCCTCAACTGGCCTCAAGGGACTTTTGCTTCTAAG GTGGTCCTTGACAAAGAGAAACAGGTTGCCACAGTGGACAGAGAGGTTGACGATGGTATTGAAACCGTGTGTCTGAACTTACCAGCAGTAATAAC CACTGATCTGAGGCTGAACCAACCAAGGTATGCTACTCTTCCCAACATAATGAAAGCAAAGTCGAAACCCATAAAAAAATTCACTCCGGAGGAGTTGAATGTGGAAATCAAATCTGATTTGGAGATTGTTCAAGTCACAGAACCTCCCAAGAGAAAAGCAGGGGTTATTCTTTCTTCTGTGGATGAGCTGATTGACAAACTAAAACATGAGGCTAATGTCATCTGA